In Peribacillus simplex, the following are encoded in one genomic region:
- a CDS encoding helix-turn-helix domain-containing protein yields the protein MNKLNHEKNIRTASYEMGESVYVLQTCTEEEDPESFYYFKQFEKKEGVILEVIKHPRLQYRVKFGQAEAVLYHEELTNRNQRDVPIAGTDLQEGWEGDKVEWYTQKEVADLLGVSKATVYHYGKQKKIMKIQDPHRLHKEARYEKAEVDRLVYEKQSFPTGMSPNEVAKKLGLSVQSVYKYIQDGSIKAEAFPYGDERTIYVISETAYEEAAGLLKPSESQRPKRFEYYYPSHDIVLFQKFHSSKVPEARVIRNKDNEWGFYLPNIQKWLPFEEGVREYQLMPVYPIHQSTLEYKGYVELEIPKDTVVFYPFVDYLYETWGMENIRLREQDKTIVLFIRAGERPLTTKGFFAADILPFLIKGDIYNEEGHLIFRSSYRKTSLELPIDLLESMTELAEKEGISMSKWVEQKLSSLLK from the coding sequence ATGAATAAACTAAACCATGAAAAAAACATACGGACTGCATCCTATGAAATGGGGGAATCGGTTTATGTTCTCCAAACATGTACGGAAGAAGAAGATCCAGAGAGTTTTTACTACTTTAAACAATTTGAAAAAAAAGAAGGCGTGATTTTGGAAGTGATCAAACACCCACGTCTCCAATATCGTGTAAAATTTGGCCAGGCGGAAGCAGTCTTGTATCATGAGGAATTGACGAATAGGAACCAACGGGATGTTCCCATAGCAGGAACGGATCTTCAAGAAGGATGGGAGGGGGATAAAGTGGAATGGTATACACAAAAAGAAGTCGCTGATTTACTCGGAGTATCCAAGGCAACGGTCTACCATTATGGAAAGCAGAAGAAAATCATGAAGATTCAGGACCCCCATCGACTGCATAAAGAGGCACGATATGAAAAAGCGGAAGTGGACCGATTAGTATATGAAAAGCAATCTTTCCCTACTGGTATGAGCCCTAATGAGGTTGCAAAGAAATTGGGATTATCTGTACAAAGTGTTTATAAGTATATACAAGATGGTTCAATAAAAGCTGAGGCCTTCCCTTATGGTGATGAGAGGACGATCTATGTCATATCTGAAACAGCATATGAGGAAGCCGCCGGATTACTGAAACCATCTGAATCTCAACGCCCAAAACGATTTGAGTATTATTATCCTAGTCACGATATTGTCTTATTTCAGAAATTTCATTCAAGCAAGGTTCCTGAAGCACGTGTTATACGGAATAAGGACAATGAATGGGGTTTTTACTTACCCAATATTCAAAAATGGTTACCATTTGAAGAAGGGGTAAGGGAGTATCAGTTAATGCCGGTCTATCCTATTCACCAATCCACTTTGGAGTATAAAGGCTATGTAGAGCTAGAAATTCCGAAGGATACCGTTGTATTTTATCCATTCGTGGACTATTTATATGAAACATGGGGAATGGAAAACATACGATTGAGGGAACAAGATAAAACGATAGTACTCTTCATTCGGGCAGGGGAAAGGCCATTAACGACAAAGGGTTTCTTTGCAGCTGATATCTTGCCATTTTTAATAAAAGGAGACATCTACAATGAAGAGGGTCATCTGATTTTTCGGAGTTCCTATCGAAAAACTAGTTTGGAATTACCTATTGATCTATTAGAAAGTATGACAGAGTTAGCTGAAAAAGAAGGAATCAGTATGAGTAAGTGGGTCGAGCAAAAATTATCATCACTACTAAAGTGA
- a CDS encoding type II toxin-antitoxin system death-on-curing family toxin yields MIYLSTNQIIAINAIQIKIYSPSEQIGVKDTGLLDSAVNRPRQTVFENDAYPSIHEKAAALFESISKNHAFHNANKRTALASLIMFLKINHYQWLMGIEEEQDFVVDVVNHKYDFKAIARIIQENIKAL; encoded by the coding sequence ATTATCTATCTTTCCACTAATCAGATTATTGCTATCAATGCCATTCAAATAAAAATTTATTCTCCTAGTGAACAAATCGGTGTGAAAGATACCGGTCTCCTTGATTCTGCAGTGAACAGACCCAGACAAACTGTTTTCGAGAATGATGCTTACCCATCTATTCATGAAAAGGCTGCAGCCTTATTCGAATCCATTTCAAAAAATCATGCGTTCCACAACGCTAACAAGAGGACAGCTCTTGCTTCACTTATTATGTTTCTGAAAATCAATCATTATCAATGGCTTATGGGAATAGAAGAAGAACAGGATTTTGTTGTAGATGTCGTCAACCATAAGTATGATTTTAAAGCTATCGCAAGAATCATCCAAGAGAACATAAAGGCTTTATAA
- a CDS encoding AbrB/MazE/SpoVT family DNA-binding domain-containing protein, producing MAIRKLTKVGNSLGITFPVEMLKTANLAFGDELEVEFKGEEIILRKNKNVKLPKGVDAEFMEMLSDVIKEHDEAFKGLVDR from the coding sequence ATGGCCATTAGGAAATTAACTAAAGTCGGAAATAGCTTGGGAATTACGTTTCCAGTTGAAATGTTGAAAACTGCAAATTTAGCTTTTGGAGACGAATTAGAGGTTGAATTCAAGGGTGAAGAAATCATATTAAGGAAAAATAAAAATGTGAAATTACCTAAAGGTGTAGATGCAGAATTTATGGAAATGTTATCAGATGTTATTAAAGAACATGACGAAGCATTCAAGGGATTGGTGGATAGATAA
- a CDS encoding tyrosine-type recombinase/integrase: MHELIEKTKELQIRAWKKSLSDISIHTLQERVDTAEKDGHHSFSDFSDIDMLQWFLQRREHLNQQHEKSTRTVQAYERELLQFIEQLLTYSVDIYVDLEKVVEGSLFKSLSTRHIRRYQEWLSEKSPYVLTKGGYSVATLSRKTTIIKSFLTFLFESGYISEPIHEGFFKINIRKDDRPNRDLGPKEVIQLLDYFREINHPIVFSIIHILTMTGMRNEEFTRLRVKDLQYDSITSTYFLEVLGKGNKRRQIPLKEKGMNSIRMFRSARGVDDLDAAEGDDPLFTTNTGRAYSPSYLSQYITKAIKESGLPFLKFRSSSIGPHTFRHAFAIISHLNGVDVYQIMKSLGHEQLSTTEIYLEKVFEKERHAIHLWKPEVFGEYI; encoded by the coding sequence ATGCATGAACTGATAGAAAAAACAAAAGAGCTTCAGATCCGTGCATGGAAAAAAAGTCTTTCAGACATTTCTATCCACACCTTACAAGAACGAGTAGATACGGCAGAAAAGGATGGGCATCATTCTTTTTCAGACTTTAGCGATATAGACATGCTGCAGTGGTTTCTTCAACGGCGAGAGCATTTAAACCAACAACATGAAAAGTCTACCCGCACCGTCCAAGCCTATGAGCGAGAGCTTCTTCAATTTATTGAACAATTACTCACTTATTCAGTGGATATCTATGTAGACTTGGAAAAAGTTGTAGAGGGTTCCCTCTTTAAATCGCTATCTACCCGGCACATTCGAAGATATCAGGAATGGTTATCGGAAAAAAGTCCCTATGTCTTAACAAAAGGAGGTTATTCCGTTGCCACCTTATCCAGAAAGACAACCATCATTAAGAGTTTTTTGACATTCCTGTTCGAATCAGGTTATATCAGTGAACCGATTCATGAAGGCTTCTTTAAGATCAATATTCGTAAGGATGATCGGCCGAACCGTGACTTGGGGCCAAAGGAAGTCATTCAGCTACTTGATTACTTCAGGGAAATCAACCACCCCATCGTTTTTTCGATCATTCATATCCTCACGATGACAGGCATGCGTAATGAAGAGTTTACAAGACTCCGAGTCAAGGATCTTCAATACGATTCCATTACCAGCACGTACTTTTTAGAGGTCCTTGGTAAAGGAAATAAAAGAAGGCAAATCCCATTGAAAGAAAAAGGAATGAATAGTATTCGCATGTTCCGTTCAGCTAGGGGCGTCGACGATCTAGATGCAGCAGAAGGAGACGACCCGCTCTTTACGACCAATACTGGCCGTGCCTACTCTCCCTCTTATTTGTCTCAATACATTACAAAAGCCATTAAAGAGAGTGGATTGCCTTTTTTGAAGTTTCGTTCCTCTTCCATTGGTCCTCATACCTTTAGGCATGCTTTTGCCATCATTTCTCACTTAAATGGAGTGGATGTCTATCAGATTATGAAGAGTCTGGGCCATGAGCAGCTATCCACTACAGAAATTTATTTGGAGAAGGTTTTTGAAAAAGAACGCCATGCGATTCATTTGTGGAAACCAGAAGTGTTTGGAGAGTATATATAA